One window of the Colletotrichum lupini chromosome 9, complete sequence genome contains the following:
- a CDS encoding ENTH domain-containing protein, with product MSKVMRSVKNVTKGYSSVQVKVREATSNDPWGPTGTQMSEIAQLTYNTSTEFYEIMDMLDKRLNDKGKNWRHVLKALKVLDYCLHEGSELVVTWARQSIYIIKTLREFQYIDEDGRDVGQNVRVAAKELTSLILDEERLRAERSDRKSWKSRVTGLEEFAPQHTSPTQPRVRRRMSNEDDTEYRLAIEASKHQEEEDRRKRAGRGANESEDDDLAKAIKLSKEEDERRRREMEDNNASLLFDDTPVQSTQPQYTGFNQGYQQGSAVDFFANPIDQNQLQTQPTGYMNNAYTGYQQPQATGFQNGYDGNGFGMDPYGQQQGMQGFQPQPTGYNPYAQQNITPQETASQPGSNNPWSTGSMKAGNPMKPMQTGSNNPFASSFGRPQTQNSMPPLPEQKTLSAFSQPSFAQQQQQPLPQQPQQPQLTSQPSFGTPQKELTDHEAKLNALLAGGDGMDTYGNTGQTRIPAQHTAPGTFVNSAGSGAQRLTAEATGSNPFLRSQFTGMPSMSYGQQMPAATGPAGINGSNNPFAVGRPQQQNTQPQDLIQF from the exons ATGTCCAAGGTTATGCGAAGTGTCAAGAACGTGACCAAGGGTTACTCCAGTGTCCAGGTCAAGGTTAGAGAAG CAACCAGTAACGATCCATGGGGTCCTACCGGAACTCAGATGAGCGAGATTGCTCAGCTCACGTACAACAC ATCTACCGAGTTCTATGAAATTATGGACATGCTCGACAAGCGTTTGAACGACAAGGGAAAAAACTGGAGGCACGTTTTGAAAGCCCTCAAGGTGCTCGACTACTGTCTGCACGAGGGCTCCGAGCTTGTCGTGACGTGGGCGAGACAGAGCATCTACATCATCAAGACATTGCGCGAGTTCCAGTACATCGATGAAGACGGTAGAGATGTTGGCCAAAACG TACGTGTTGCCGCCAAAGAACTTACGTCTCTCATTCTGGACGAAGAGAGGCTTCGAGCCGAAAGAAGCGATCGCAAGTCATGGAAATCCCGCGTCACAGGGTTAGAAGAATTCGCTCCTCAGCATACCAGCCCTACTCAACCGCGAGTCCGCCGCCGCATGAGCAACGAGGACGATACCGAATACAGACTCGCTATTGAGGCTAGCAAGCAtcaggaggaagaggaccgCCGGAAACGAGCCGGCCGCGGCGCCAACGAAAGCGAGGATGATGACCTAGCTAAGGCGATCAAACTTAGCAAAGAGGAGGACGAAAGGCGCAGACGAGAGATGGAAGACAACAACGCCTCGCTCCTCTTCGACGACACCCCCGTCCAGTCAACGCAACCGCAGTACACTGGATTTAACCAAGGCTATCAGCAAGGCAGTGCTGTGGACTTCTTCGCCAATCCCATCGACCAGAACCAACTTCAGACGCAACCCACCGGTTACATGAACAATGCGTATACCGGATACCAACAGCCGCAGGCGACAGGGTTCCAGAATGGCTACGACGGAAACGGTTTCGGCATGGACCCCTACGGACAGCAACAGGGCATGCAAGGCTTCCAGCCGCAGCCAACGGGCTACAACCCTTACGCCCAGCAGAACATTACCCCTCAGGAGACAGCCTCGCAGCCAGGGAGCAACAACCCGTGGTCGACCGGTTCGATGAAGGCGGGCAACCCAATGAAACCAATGCAAACGGGTTCCAACAACCCCTTCGCGTCCTCATTTGGCCGCCCGCAGACGCAAAATTCTATGCCCCCCTTGCCAGAACAGAAGACACTCTCAGCTTTCAGCCAGCCCAGCTTcgctcagcagcagcagcagccgctGCCTCAGCAACCTCAGCAACCTCAACTCACATCGCAGCCGTCCTTTGGAACCCCGCAGAAGGAGCTTACGGACCACGAAGCCAAGCTCAATGCGCTGCTTGCTGGGGGAGACGGTATGGACACATACGGCAACACCGGCCAGACACGTATTCCAGCGCAGCACACTGCACCTGGGACCTTTGTCAACAGCGCCGGCTCTGGTGCCCAGCGACTTACTGCAGAGGCAACTGGAAGCAACCCTTTCCTCCGATCACAATTCACAGGCATGCCTAGTATGTCATATGGGCAGCAAATGCCGGCTGCCACAGGTCCTGCAGGTATCAATGGCAGCAACAATCCATTTGCGGTCGGAAGACCACAGCAGCAAAACACGCAGCCGCAGGACCTCATTCAGTTTTAG
- a CDS encoding nucleoporin autopeptidase, with protein MSGFGSTGFGGFGSTNNQQSTGFGGFGATNNTTASTGFGSGNTTNNAFGSTGTTNTGGGLFGGGGGTTSAFGGTSSGFGANTGSTFGAAKPAFGATPSTGGGLFGASSTTNTTAAPSTGFGGFGANTTTTNTSSPFGGTSGGGLFGSANKPAFGSGTANTTGGTSLFGGTTSTGFGGTTNTASGGFGATMNPGIGSNVGDPPGTAITPFQAHQEKETTGAGNQSNSFQNILFQEPYKKWSSDELRLADYAQGRRHGNASGGGAFGVSNFGSGGFGATNNQQTTGFGTGASTGGGLFGGGANNTTNATTTTGAFGGGSTGGFGAGGGGLFGNNAAKPATGGGLFGSGTATTAAPAQSGGLFGGGSTGGFGATGTTGGFGATNNNTGGGLFGSNNNTATQNKPSGFSFGNTGATTGGFGNTATTGFGANNNTAGNASTTGGLFGSNTGQATGGGLFGNNQAQPQQQNTGSAFGGGFGQQNQQTGGGGLFGNTQQKPATGGGLFGGGGGGATTGGGLFGGGNTSSTSFGATNTNTNTGGGLFGAKPAATGGGLFGSNPAGQTNNAGGGLFGGGLGQNNQTQQQTGQTSLFGGAQNQAKPGGLFGSSQPASSGMFGGQNNQQQGGMFGGANQQQQQPQNSLFGGSLLGNSQGVSQGPQSLTANINDVSAYGSPSLFSNLGGSETPNPGPLATPLSSKSKPRRSSILPMYKLNPASAARFVTPQKRGFGFSYSTYGTPGGSPSSAASTPGGASRSLLGSSSFNRSLSKSVSTSNLRRSFNAEDSILAPGAFSASSGPRYYGQNGSVKKLIINKDMRSDLFSTPTKEKPSTDLVNGSRKLSKRVSFDTSTMDTPEVDDNDSVLGSVPRVGNVAQESTPTSVNVNGSKPASATAEADPSKGKELTIVHEEDISSQTPEVNKEGLDAAPGAYWMSPTKEALANMNRMQRQQVTNFTVGRDNVGSVRFKVPVDLTNIDLDEIFGGIVILETRSATVYPIAAKKPPVGKGLNVPALISLEQSWPRGRDKRPSNDAKRFNKHIERLKRIEDTTFESYNTDTGVWKFSVEHFTTYGLEYDEDDDEPEQSAVQQPQEEVSFSNASQEDSYDSQSSPREDDTFDFRRNKRRALPGAFDQRDEDFGDIEDAQRPSQRPSFLGDSFAGPTSNALILSTEEETDDQDNGYGTSEDEDMVGTPVRRHLAAEQPIDSPEGDGTAPTSETPGGILRARMRALKGSATPMKLQVAGGDEWMDMLQRSVSPQKRDRAFLRSVNETALRPAADDADAASQRGRVVSDGRGFATSIDLMNSLFEKAKAPPAPTQTRGFIQWPYERQTKSFVDQSDMSDADHAFHSSMRPTWGPDGTLLFTSTRSSLEDASKKGAASNLMITKNVIQAEGREIQAAKFSNEDSAKALENHIRLTNVELVGDVPKLSLQPGSLKSLFHDQDSGNPANANEKLVWDLACILFDGDASTESRRSTLSQFWATLVDSASSRSVALAKSSEEKAIAALSGHRVQDACKHLLDGKDFHLATLVSLIGSSDQSKKDMREQLSEWQDANFLSEFSDPVRAIYEILSGNVCVCEGKKEVPLHDRIESFVISERFGLDWKQAFGLRLWYSISRKDDLSAAVRVFKEDVTQDREQRPQTWYVEQGIPALWEDQNQDLREDLLWGLLKLYADSETDLEAVLRPENSQLSPLDVRLSWQLSRALLSTGKVAYGRDATEKADALTISFADQLINEGSWLEATFVLLHLSQADRRAKAVQDNLCRHAALLGPENGSNFATLAHTLKVPASWIWDAQALYMRAVKRDAASEVQCLLRAGSYFEAHEVFVHKVAPSAVISRDYNELASILARFEDHKNDIAGWTLGGEVYKAFLELVDSRRQRQQVSSSTLEKLVAGLPAMREHAESANVTSMAAISEMSSTVAKVMVETSRQDQDVPRVLGLPVTEDGHLKHSLQLGLSYYEGLMAGAR; from the exons ATGTCCGGCTTTGGCAGCACCGGCTTCGGCGGCTTTGGCTCGACCAACAATCAGCAATCTACTGGTTTTGGCGGCTTCGGGGCTACCAACAACACCACTGCTAGCACTG GCTTCGGCTCTGGCAACACTACAAACAATGCCTTTGGGTCTACCGGTACCACCAATACCGGTGGCGGCTTgtttggcggcggcggcggcacaaCCAGTGCTTTTGGCGGCACATCATCGG GATTCGGCGCCAACACAGGCTCGACATTCGGTGCCGCGAAACCCGCCTTTGGGGCCACTCCATCTACCGGAGGTGGCCTGTTCGGTGCATCCAGCACTACCAACACAACAGCCGCTCCATCTACAGGATTCGGCGGCTTTGGCGCCAACACCACAACCACGAATACCTCATCGCCTTTCGGAGGCACCTCGGGCGGAGGCTTATTCGGCAGTGCCAACAAGCCCGCTTTCGGCTCCGGCACCGCTAATACTACCGGCGGCACATCGCTCTTTGGCGGTACCACGTCTACTGGTTTCGGCGGAACTACGAATACTGCCAGCGGTGGCTTCGGCGCGACCATGAACCCCGGCATCGGATCCAACGTTGGCGACCCACCAGGCACCGCGATCACCCCCTTCCAAGCACACCAAGAGAAGGAGACTACTGGAGCTGGAAATCAATCCAATTCCTTCCAAAACATCCTGTTCCAAGAGCCGTACAAGAAGTGGTCGTCCGATGAGTTGAGGTTGGCTGACTATGCTCAAGGCCGTCGTCATGGCAATGCCAGTGGAGGAGGAGCCTTTGGTGTTTCCAACTTTGGCAGTGGCGGATTCGGAGCAACGAACAACCAGCAGACCACAGGATTCGGAACAGGCGCCTCTACTGGAGGAGGCCTTTTCGGTGGTGGAGCCAACAACACCACAAACGCAACAACAACCACTGGCGCCTTTGGAGGTGGTTCTACCGGAGGTTTCGGtgctggcggcggcggcttgTTTGGAAACAATGCCGCTAAGCCGGCGACCGGGGGAGGCCTTTTCGGTAGCGGAACGGCGACCACAGCGGCGCCTGCTCAGTCTGGCGGTCTCTTTGGCGGTGGTTCTACTGGAGGTTTCGGCGCCACGGGTACCACTGGTGGGTTCGGGGCTACTAACAACAACACTGGGGGCGGTCTTTTCGGCTCGAACAACAATACCGCTACCCAAAACAAGCCGTCAGGCTTTAGCTTCGGAAACACTGGAGCGACTACTGGTGGCTTTGGGAACACCGCGACCACCGGCTTCGGTGCGAACAACAACACCGCCGGCAACGCCAGCACTACGGGTGGGCTATTTGGAAGCAACACCGGACAAGCTACAGGTGGTGGCCTCTTTGGCAATAATCAAGCACAGCCTCAGCAGCAGAACACCGGCTCAGCATTTGGTGGAGGATTCGGTCAGCAAAACCAGCAAACGGGTGGCGGTGGACTATTCGGAAACACCCAGCAGAAGCCAGCAACAGGCGGTGGTCTCtttggaggcggcggcggcggcgcgacGACAGGTGGAGGACTTTTCGGCGGTGGAAACACTTCTTCCACCTCATTTGGTGCCACGAACACGAACACCAACACTGGCGGAGGTCTCTTTGGCGCGAAGCCGGCAGCTACCGGCGGCGGTTTGTTTGGGTCCAACCCGGCAGGACAGACCAACAACGCAGGTGGCGGCTTGTTCGGCGGCGGCTTAGGCCAAAATAACCAGACTCAGCAACAGACTGGACAAACTTCTCTATTTGGAGGAGCCCAAAACCAGGCCAAGCCTGGTGGCCTGTTTGGCTCATCTCAACCCGCCAGCAGCGGCATGTTTGGTGGACAAAACAATCAACAGCAGGGCGGCATGTTCGGAGGTGCTaaccagcagcaacagcaaccgCAGAACTCCTTGTTCGGTGGTTCACTGCTGGGCAATTCCCAAGGGGTCAGCCAAGGCCCCCAGTCTCTCACGGCCAACATCAATGACGTCTCTGCCTATGGCTCGCCGTCGCTCTTCTCCAACCTGGGAGGCTCAGAGACGCCTAATCCTGGACCTTTGGCCACACCTCTTTCAAGCAAGTCTAAGCCTAGACGTAGCTCGATCTTGCCCATGTACAAGTTGAATCCCGCGTCAGCCGCTCGCTTCGTCACTCCCCAAAAGCGAGGCTTTGGGTTTTCATACAGCACCTATGGTACACCCGGAGGCAGTCCTTCAAGCGCAGCGAGCACCCCTGGCGGTGCCAGTCGAAGCTTATTAGGTTCCTCGAGCTTCAACCGAAGCTTGAGCAAGAGCGTGTCAACCAGCAACCTGCGGAGAAGCTTCAATGCTGAAGATAGCATCCTTGCACCTGGTGCTTTCTCTGCCAGCTCTGGACCCCGCTATTACGGCCAGAACGGAAGTGTCAAGAAGCTGATCATCAACAAGGACATGCGCAGCGACCTATTCTCTACACCTACCAAGGAAAAGCCGTCTACTGATCTGGTCAATGGCTCTCGCAAGCTGTCGAAGAGGGTCAGCTTCGATACTAGCACGATGGACACCCCTGAAGTCGATGATAATGACAGTGTCTTGGGATCTGTGCCAAGAGTCGGAAACGTCGCTCAAGAATCGACTCCGACCAGTGTCAACGTTAACGGAAGCAAGCCCGCTAGCGCTACCGCAGAGGCAGATCCCAGCAAGGGTAAAGAGCTGACTATCGTCCATGAGGAAGATATTTCCTCCCAAACACCCGAAGTCAATAAGGAGGGTCTCGACGCCGCCCCCGGTGCCTACTGGATGAGCCCGACCAAGGAAGCTCTCGCCAACATGAACAGAATGCAGCGTCAACAAGTCACAAACTTCACTGTGGGTAGAGACAACGTCGGCAGTGTTCGCTTCAAGGTCCCCGTCGATCTTACCAACATTGATCTGGACGAGATCTTTGGTGGAATCGTCATTCTTGAAACTCGATCTGCGACTGTTTACCCCATTGCAGCCAAGAAGCCTCCTGTCGGCAAGGGGCTGAATGTTCCGGCTCTCATTTCTCTGGAACAGTCGTGGCCACGTGGTAGAGACAAGCGCCCTAGCAACGATGCCAAACGTTTCAACAAGCACATTGAGCGCCTGAAGCGCATCGAAGACACAACCTTTGAAAGCTATAACACCGATACTGGCGTGTGGAAGTTCTCTGTTGAACATTTCACCACCTACGGCTTGGAGTATGATGAAGATGACGATGAGCCAGAGCAGTCTGCAGTCCAGCAGCCCCAGGAGGAAGTTTCTTTCAGCAACGCTTCTCAGGAAGACTCCTACGATTCGCAGTCCAGCCCAAGGGAAGATGACACCTTTGACTTCCGCAGAAACAAGCGACGCGCTCTTCCTGGCGCATTCGACCAACGTGATGAAGACTTCGGTGACATCGAAGATGCTCAACGCCCCTCCCAGCGCCCGTCTTTTTTAGGGGATAGCTTCGCGGGTCCGACGTCCAATGCGCTCATTCTGTCGACTGAAGAGGAGACAGACGATCAGGACAACGGATATGGCACGTCTGAGGACGAGGACATGGTGGGTACTCCAGTCAGACGCCATCTTGCCGCGGAGCAACCAATCGACTCGCCGGAAGGCGATGGAACTGCCCCAACAAGCGAAACACCAGGAGGCATTCTTCGAGCAAGGATGCGGGCACTGAAGGGTTCGGCTACTCCCATGAAGCTTCAGGTTGCCGGTGGAGACGAGTGGATGGACATGCTTCAGCGGTCTGTCAGCCCTCAAAAGAGAGATCGGGCGTTCTTGCGAAGTGTGAACGAGACAGCATTGCGTCCAGCTGCCGACGATGCCGATGCAGCAAGCCAGAGAGGTCGAGTTGTGTCAGACGGGCGTGGATTCGCTACAAGCATCGATTTGATGAACTCGCTGTTTGAAAAGGCAAAGGCGCCGCCTGCGCCTACGCAGACGAGAGGCTTTATTCAG TGGCCCTACGAGCGACAAACCAAGTCTTTCGTTGACCAGTCCGATATGAGTGATGCCGACCACGCCTTTCACAGTTCAATGAGGCCCACCTGGGGACCCGACGGAACGTTGCTGTTCACATCGACCCGTTCGTCTCTTGAGGATGCCAGCAAGAAAGGCGCAGCCAGCAACCTGATGATCACGAAGAATGTCATCCAAGCAGAAGGGCGAGAAATCCAGGCGGCCAAATTTTCCAATGAG GACTCTGCTAAAGCCCTCGAAAACCACATTCGCCTAACCAACGTGGAGCTCGTCGGGGATGTCCCGAAGCTGTCGTTGCAGCCTGGTTCGCTCAAGTCTCTTTTCCATGACCAGGACTCAGGCAACCCCGCGAATGCGAACGAGAAGCTTGTTTGGGATCTTGCTTGCATTCTGTTTGACGGCGACGCCAGCACTGAGTCTCGCAGAAGCACGCTATCCCAATTTTGGGCAACGCTTGTTGACTCTGCATCATCACGGTCTGTTGCTCTTGCAAAGTCCAGCGAAGAGAAGGCCATTGCAGCCTTGTCTGGTCACCGTGTCCAAGATGCCTGCAAACACTTGCTAGACGGGAAGGATTTCCACCTTGCGACGCTAGTATCATTGATTGGTAGCAGTGACCAGTCAAAGAAAGACATGCGCGAGCAACTCAGCGAGTGGCAAGATGCTAACTTCCTGTCTGAGTTCTCCGACCCTGTCCGAGCGATATACGAGATTCTGAGCGGCAACGTGTGCGTGTGTGAAgggaaaaaggaggttccccTTCATGACCGCATTGAGTCATTTGTCATTTCCGAACGATTTGGCTTGGATTGGAAGCAAGCATTTGGTCTTCGCTTATGGTACTCAATCTCGCGCAAAGATGACCTTTCGGCCGCGGTCCGCGTGTTCAAGGAGGACGTGACTCAGGACAGGGAGCAGCGTCCACAGACGTGGTACGTTGAGCAAGGCATTCCGGCACTCTGGGAAGACCAAAACCAAGACCTGCGGGAAGACCTCCTATGGGGCTTGCTCAAGCTGTACGCGGACAGCGAGACCGATTTGGAAGCTGTCCTGCGGCCAGAGAACAGTCAACTGTCACCACTGGACGTCCGGCTTAGCTGGCAACTGAGCCGCGCGCTCCTCTCTACTGGCAAGGTTGCTTACGGTCGCGACGCGACGGAAAAGGCTGACGCTCTGACAATTTCCTTCGCCGATCAGCTCATCAACGAGGGCAGTTGGCTGGAGGCCACCTTTGTGCTGCTGCATCTCAGCCAGGCAGACAGAAGGGCGAAGGCTGTTCAAGATAACCTTTGCCGTCATGCTGCTCTTTTGGGTCCGGAAAACGGAAGTAACTTCGCCACGCTCGCTCACACTTTGAAGGTGCCGGCCTCTTGGATTTGGGATGCCCAGGCTCTTTACATGCGAGCGGTGAAGAGAGATGCTGCTTCCGAAGTGCAGTGCCTACTCCGTGCCGGCTCATATTTCGAGGCCCACGAGGTTTTCGTGCACAAAGTTGCGCCTTCTGCCGTCATCAGCCGCGATTATAATGAACTGGCCTCTATTTTGGCCCGTTTTGAAGACCACAAGAACGACATCGCAGGCTGGACTCTGGGTGGTGAGGTCTACAAGGCCTTTTTGGAGCTTGTGGATAGTCGCAGGCAGCGGCAACAGGTCTCCTCGTCTACCCTCGAGAAGTTGGTTGCGGGCCTTCCTGCCATGCGCGAGCATGCAGAGAGTGCCAACGTAACGAGTATGGCAGCCATCTCAGAGATGAGCTCAACAGTAGCTAAGGTTATGGTGGAGACGTCCAGACAAGACCAG GATGTTCCTCGTGTACTAGGTCTCCCCGTCACAGAGGACGGTCACCTCAAGCACTCACTGCAACTGGGTCTTTCCTACTATGAAGGATTGATGGCCGGAGCCAGATAG